In Marisediminicola antarctica, one DNA window encodes the following:
- a CDS encoding aldehyde dehydrogenase family protein: MSTTEQNTLSAYFDDVFVDGGWRPAAGPGRIEIVNPATEKVWGSVPDASEADVDAAVRAASAAFARPGWSRLAAEERAVVLRRFADELEVRGAAMAAHITAENGTPISESRSAAAHSAGILRYFAGLAGWLDAEDRRPFPGGDNYTLVRRQPIGVCALIAPWNFPLTLVMVKLAPALLAGCTVVIKPASETPVDLRVLIEAAIAAGIPAGVINLVTGSRVAGGHLVTHPLVDKVAFTGSTAAGRIIAAQCGSLLRPVTLELGGKSAAIVLPDADLDNFSSLVLRTCLRNTGQTCYNSTRILAPVALYDETVERVVREVRQAQQGDPLDPLTVFGPVVSARQRESIEGYIGIGRAEGARIATGGTPSEFDRGYYVTPTVFRDVTSSMRVAQEEIFGPVLVVLPYSDEADAVRIANDSSFGLGGAIFGTDEEHATSLAARIDSGSIGINFYGSNLAAPFGGRKDSGLGTEYGPEGVSAYLALKSVHRLGRD; this comes from the coding sequence GTGAGCACAACCGAACAGAACACGCTGAGCGCCTACTTCGACGACGTCTTCGTCGACGGCGGGTGGCGCCCGGCCGCCGGGCCCGGCCGCATCGAGATCGTCAACCCGGCGACGGAGAAGGTATGGGGCTCGGTTCCGGATGCCTCGGAGGCCGATGTCGATGCAGCCGTCCGCGCCGCCTCGGCGGCCTTCGCGAGACCGGGCTGGTCGAGGCTCGCCGCCGAGGAGCGCGCCGTCGTGCTGCGCCGCTTCGCCGACGAGCTCGAGGTCAGGGGGGCGGCGATGGCCGCGCACATAACCGCCGAGAACGGCACCCCGATCTCGGAGTCCCGCTCGGCCGCCGCCCACTCCGCGGGCATCCTGCGCTACTTCGCCGGACTCGCCGGGTGGCTGGATGCCGAGGACCGCCGGCCGTTCCCCGGCGGCGACAACTACACGCTCGTGCGCCGCCAGCCCATCGGTGTGTGCGCGCTCATTGCGCCGTGGAACTTCCCCTTGACGCTCGTCATGGTCAAGCTGGCCCCGGCGCTGCTCGCCGGCTGCACCGTCGTGATCAAGCCGGCATCCGAGACGCCCGTCGACCTGCGCGTGCTCATCGAGGCCGCGATCGCCGCGGGCATCCCGGCCGGAGTGATCAACCTCGTCACGGGCAGCCGCGTCGCTGGCGGCCACCTCGTCACGCACCCGCTCGTCGACAAGGTCGCGTTCACGGGCTCGACCGCGGCCGGCCGTATCATCGCGGCGCAGTGCGGCAGCCTGCTGCGCCCCGTCACGCTGGAACTCGGCGGCAAATCGGCCGCGATAGTGCTGCCCGACGCGGACCTCGACAACTTCTCCTCGCTCGTGCTGCGCACCTGCCTGCGCAACACGGGACAGACCTGCTACAACTCCACGCGCATCCTGGCGCCGGTCGCGCTCTACGACGAGACCGTCGAGCGGGTGGTCCGCGAAGTGCGGCAGGCCCAGCAGGGCGACCCCCTCGACCCCCTCACCGTGTTCGGCCCGGTCGTCTCGGCGCGCCAGCGCGAGAGCATCGAGGGGTACATCGGGATCGGCCGGGCGGAGGGCGCGCGCATCGCGACCGGGGGCACCCCGAGCGAGTTCGACCGCGGCTACTACGTGACGCCAACGGTGTTCCGCGACGTGACGAGCTCGATGCGCGTCGCCCAGGAGGAAATCTTCGGCCCCGTGCTCGTGGTGCTGCCCTACTCCGACGAGGCCGACGCGGTGCGCATCGCGAACGACTCGAGTTTCGGCCTCGGCGGCGCAATCTTCGGTACCGACGAGGAGCACGCGACGTCGCTCGCCGCGCGGATCGACTCGGGAAGCATCGGCATCAACTTCTACGGCTCGAACCTCGCCGCACCGTTCGGCGGGCGCAAAGACAGCGGGCTCGGCACCGAGTACGGGCCGGAGGGCGTCTCGGCCTACCTCGCGCTCAAGTCGGTGCATCGGCTGGGTCGGGACTGA
- a CDS encoding HD domain-containing protein: MTIQSQHPLDLGGSVATGQSPRVERDCLDEVWRAAAPFLRTRQNDTHTPLSFFFAELLLDEHPQADDLVVRLAILLHDSGWSAIDEDRIFSEGFVADWRTSDVRYLHEVEGCRIARDLLPPLGYPEGVVDAVTRIIDGHDTRPVAHCLEDELVRDADRLWRFTPAGIALASGWFDKTPAEYYEQLTERTYSELITDAARRMATAELARSRELLKLDIL, translated from the coding sequence GTGACAATTCAGAGCCAGCATCCGCTCGACCTCGGCGGATCCGTCGCGACCGGCCAGTCGCCCCGCGTCGAGCGGGATTGCCTCGACGAGGTATGGCGGGCGGCGGCGCCGTTCCTGCGCACCCGCCAGAACGACACCCACACACCGCTGTCGTTCTTCTTTGCCGAACTGCTGCTCGACGAGCATCCGCAGGCTGACGATCTCGTGGTGCGGCTCGCGATCCTCCTGCATGACTCCGGCTGGTCGGCGATCGACGAGGATCGCATCTTCAGCGAGGGCTTCGTAGCCGATTGGCGCACGTCCGACGTGCGCTACCTGCACGAGGTCGAGGGGTGCCGCATCGCCCGGGACCTGCTTCCCCCGCTCGGCTATCCCGAGGGGGTCGTTGACGCCGTCACGCGCATCATCGACGGTCATGACACGCGGCCCGTTGCGCACTGCCTCGAAGACGAGCTCGTGCGCGACGCCGACCGGCTGTGGCGCTTCACCCCCGCCGGCATCGCGCTCGCCTCCGGCTGGTTCGACAAGACCCCGGCCGAATACTACGAGCAGCTCACCGAGCGGACCTACTCCGAGCTCATCACCGACGCGGCCAGGCGCATGGCGACGGCCGAGCTCGCGCGGTCCCGCGAGCTGCTCAAGCTCGACATTCTCTGA
- a CDS encoding NAD(P)/FAD-dependent oxidoreductase encodes MTDQRRPSPGTLIVGASQSGVQVAVTMRELGYSDPITIVGAENQLPYQLPPLSKAFLSGTADEESLELRTAAFYADKGIRLVLGEQVGEIRFDGTAGEAVTDAGRVLSFDLLALTVGAAARRLALPGVELSGVGYLRNMADARRLQADLATAESVAVIGGGFIGLEAAAAARSFGKNVTVLETADRLIARAVAPEVSEFYRAAHERRGTTVRLGMSVTGLVGSNGRVTGVALEDGEVVAAEVVLIGIGVVPRLEIAEQLGLECQGGIVVDEFARTSLPGVVAAGDCAVMPNPLTGEGRVRLESMQNAVDQAKVAAATLVGQPAKYHAVPWFWSDQGNLKLQIAGLSTGYDQIVLRGDQQAEKFSVLYYRAGHLLAIDSVNGVPDYMTVRRALAQGGQIPAGLAADSSVPLKSIVVSAAPAAGVLA; translated from the coding sequence ATGACTGATCAACGACGGCCGTCGCCAGGAACCCTTATCGTCGGAGCGAGCCAGTCGGGCGTCCAGGTGGCCGTGACGATGCGCGAGCTTGGCTACTCTGACCCGATCACGATCGTCGGGGCCGAGAACCAGCTGCCCTACCAGTTGCCGCCGCTCTCGAAGGCCTTCCTCTCCGGCACCGCTGACGAGGAGTCGCTCGAACTGCGCACCGCCGCGTTCTATGCCGACAAGGGAATACGTCTCGTGCTCGGGGAACAGGTGGGTGAGATCCGCTTCGACGGGACGGCCGGTGAGGCTGTGACGGATGCCGGGAGGGTGCTCTCCTTCGACCTGCTCGCGCTTACTGTCGGGGCCGCTGCACGCCGACTTGCCCTGCCCGGAGTGGAGCTGAGTGGGGTCGGCTACCTGCGCAACATGGCCGACGCCCGGCGCCTGCAGGCCGACCTCGCGACGGCCGAATCGGTCGCCGTGATCGGCGGCGGATTCATCGGCCTCGAGGCCGCCGCGGCCGCGAGGTCGTTCGGCAAGAACGTCACCGTGCTCGAGACGGCCGACCGCCTGATCGCGCGGGCCGTCGCCCCCGAGGTGAGCGAGTTCTACCGTGCCGCGCACGAGCGCCGCGGTACCACCGTGCGCCTGGGCATGAGCGTCACCGGACTGGTGGGGAGTAACGGCCGGGTCACCGGTGTCGCGCTCGAGGACGGCGAAGTCGTCGCCGCCGAAGTCGTGCTCATCGGCATCGGTGTCGTGCCGCGACTGGAGATCGCGGAGCAGCTCGGGCTCGAGTGCCAGGGCGGAATCGTCGTGGACGAGTTCGCGCGTACGAGCCTTCCCGGCGTCGTCGCCGCCGGCGACTGCGCTGTGATGCCGAATCCGCTCACGGGTGAGGGCCGGGTTCGGCTCGAATCGATGCAGAACGCGGTCGACCAGGCGAAGGTCGCCGCGGCGACCCTCGTAGGGCAGCCGGCCAAGTATCACGCGGTGCCGTGGTTCTGGTCGGACCAGGGCAACCTCAAGCTGCAGATCGCGGGGCTCTCGACGGGGTACGACCAAATCGTGCTGCGCGGCGACCAGCAGGCCGAGAAGTTCTCGGTGCTCTACTACCGCGCCGGTCACCTGCTCGCCATCGACTCCGTCAATGGTGTCCCCGACTACATGACCGTCAGGCGCGCGCTCGCCCAGGGTGGGCAGATTCCCGCCGGGCTCGCCGCCGACAGCTCGGTCCCGCTCAAATCCATCGTCGTTAGCGCGGCACCAGCAGCAGGAGTTCTCGCGTGA
- a CDS encoding 2Fe-2S iron-sulfur cluster-binding protein, which produces MNTHATESATAGSTLVAAPTIRYYAPGGVLFEIEGRIGDSVMETGVKNGVPGIVAECGGACSCATCHVYVDEASLELVGAPDDLEDDMLEGTASERLPNSRLSCQLRIQADFNGFTVHVAPEQI; this is translated from the coding sequence ATGAACACTCACGCCACAGAATCCGCCACCGCCGGCTCGACCCTGGTCGCCGCCCCCACTATTCGCTACTACGCCCCCGGCGGCGTGCTCTTCGAGATCGAGGGCCGCATCGGCGACTCGGTCATGGAGACCGGCGTCAAGAACGGGGTGCCGGGGATCGTCGCCGAATGCGGCGGCGCGTGCTCCTGCGCGACCTGCCACGTCTACGTCGACGAGGCGTCGCTCGAGCTAGTCGGCGCACCGGATGACCTCGAAGACGACATGCTCGAGGGCACCGCATCCGAGCGGCTGCCGAACAGCCGCCTCTCCTGCCAGTTGCGCATCCAGGCCGACTTCAACGGGTTCACCGTGCACGTCGCCCCCGAGCAGATCTGA
- a CDS encoding SDR family NAD(P)-dependent oxidoreductase yields MSGFVGRTVVITGAARGLGRAFALAFAAEGANVVAADIDLAGAVETARLIGEADGIALGAHVDVTSPESTGAVITATVDAFGPIDVLVNNAAIYSSLTRTPFTEIDPAEWDRVMAVNVKGTWLMTVAATPVLSAEGARIINISSATVLSGSPLWMHYVASKAAVIGMTRVLARELGERGTTVNTIAPGFTLTEASLALMDDASTYGVDRGAIKRACLPDDIVGTALFLASESAGYITGQTLVVDGGKQFL; encoded by the coding sequence ATGAGCGGTTTCGTGGGGCGCACCGTCGTCATCACCGGTGCGGCGCGCGGCCTTGGCCGCGCGTTCGCGCTGGCATTCGCCGCGGAGGGCGCCAATGTGGTGGCCGCCGACATCGACCTCGCTGGGGCTGTGGAGACCGCCAGGCTGATCGGGGAAGCGGATGGAATCGCCCTCGGGGCGCACGTCGATGTGACCTCCCCCGAGTCGACCGGCGCGGTCATCACGGCCACCGTCGATGCATTCGGTCCGATCGACGTGCTCGTCAACAACGCGGCGATCTACTCGTCGTTGACCCGCACCCCGTTCACCGAGATTGACCCCGCCGAGTGGGACCGGGTGATGGCGGTCAACGTCAAGGGCACCTGGCTCATGACAGTAGCCGCGACCCCGGTGCTCAGCGCGGAGGGGGCGCGGATCATCAACATCTCGTCGGCGACCGTGCTCTCGGGCTCACCCCTCTGGATGCACTACGTCGCTTCGAAAGCCGCCGTGATCGGCATGACGCGGGTGCTCGCCCGCGAGCTCGGCGAGCGGGGCACCACCGTCAACACGATCGCCCCCGGCTTCACGCTCACCGAGGCGAGCCTGGCCCTCATGGACGACGCCAGCACCTATGGGGTCGACCGCGGCGCGATCAAACGCGCCTGCCTGCCCGACGACATTGTCGGAACCGCACTGTTTCTCGCGAGCGAGTCTGCCGGGTACATCACCGGACAGACGCTCGTCGTCGATGGAGGAAAGCAATTCCTATGA
- a CDS encoding HD domain-containing protein has protein sequence MSSSTVTGQLGRDVSPLIPEWSAVPGLVAPGGRDAAIWLRALPYLGVRDNDAHTLYAWGLASALLSQLPTAREEVVLPAILLHDTGWSTVSEGDALEAIAPGGRRKDLVRHHEIEGARIATAILDELGIPVGDRDEIVAIIDGHDSRLEALSLNDAIVKDADKLWRLTPHGIDTVCRWFGVTRREALRLCSVRVQDELFTEPGRAMGRALAAVASVSVGDELTALRADSEADQS, from the coding sequence ATGTCGTCATCAACAGTCACCGGTCAGCTCGGGAGGGACGTCTCACCACTCATCCCGGAGTGGTCCGCCGTTCCGGGGCTCGTGGCGCCGGGCGGGCGGGACGCGGCCATCTGGTTGCGCGCGCTGCCCTATCTCGGCGTGCGCGACAACGATGCCCACACGCTCTACGCGTGGGGCCTCGCGAGCGCACTGCTGAGCCAGCTGCCCACGGCGCGGGAGGAGGTCGTACTGCCGGCGATCCTGCTGCACGACACGGGCTGGTCAACGGTGTCGGAGGGTGACGCGCTCGAGGCGATCGCCCCCGGCGGGCGGCGCAAGGACCTCGTGCGCCACCACGAGATCGAGGGCGCGAGGATTGCGACCGCGATTCTCGACGAGCTGGGCATCCCTGTCGGTGATCGCGACGAGATTGTTGCGATCATCGACGGACACGACAGCCGGCTCGAGGCCCTCTCCCTCAATGACGCGATCGTGAAGGATGCCGACAAGCTATGGCGCCTGACGCCTCACGGCATCGACACTGTGTGCCGCTGGTTCGGCGTCACCCGCCGGGAGGCGCTGCGGCTGTGCTCTGTGCGGGTGCAGGACGAGCTGTTCACGGAGCCGGGGCGGGCGATGGGTCGAGCGCTCGCCGCGGTCGCCTCGGTGAGCGTGGGCGACGAGCTCACCGCGCTCCGCGCCGACTCCGAGGCGGATCAGTCATGA
- a CDS encoding PEP-utilizing enzyme translates to MTLTAPRTSFPSPYDLASPEAAEGWKALYPYNLVFQENLREVENEKFWFCDSQHWPNVFKPFETIGVEFAVKCLGQYNPRHYLIPPANGIEFRIHNGYCYMSPVAVPPEEIPARVEPFMERAGHYFANWDSLLEQWHGKVLGTIQDLESISFPALPDVVPLSDVTSGRGLDPTFDLLGNFDRLIQDCYRNWQYHFEFLNLGYVAYLDFFGFCKEVFPGIPDLAVAKMVQGVDSVLFRPDDELKKLAVLAVDLGLTGSFAPGSDAASVLAAVAKSPRGDEWIAAWEAAQDPWFNFTSGNGFYASDEYWRDNLDLPMGYICDYTVRAATGEDLHRPIGKLVAERDRITGEYSELLPPEARESFEGKLGLARQVYPYVEDHNFYIEHWTMGVFWRKARELSRMMHDAGFWNQPNDMFYLTREEVRQALFDLSTGWGVGAKAIGPSYWPQEIERRRAIVEALESERPQPVLNTPPAIITEPFTVMLYGITTEQVARWLGTGDDDGDGLRGMAASPGTVEGLARVITGADQLADIKQGEILVAPVTAPSWGPIFGKISAVVTDIGGMMSHAAIVCREYGLPAVTGTGSASTRITTGMRLRVDGSNGTVTILDGE, encoded by the coding sequence ATGACGCTTACCGCTCCTCGAACCAGCTTCCCGAGCCCCTATGACCTCGCGTCACCCGAGGCGGCCGAGGGCTGGAAGGCGCTCTACCCCTACAACCTTGTCTTTCAGGAGAACCTCAGGGAGGTCGAGAACGAAAAATTCTGGTTCTGCGACAGCCAGCACTGGCCCAACGTGTTCAAGCCCTTCGAGACGATCGGGGTCGAGTTCGCGGTCAAGTGCCTCGGCCAGTACAACCCCCGCCACTACCTGATCCCGCCGGCCAACGGCATCGAATTCCGCATCCACAACGGCTACTGCTACATGAGCCCGGTAGCGGTGCCCCCGGAGGAGATCCCGGCCCGCGTCGAGCCCTTCATGGAGCGCGCCGGGCACTATTTTGCCAATTGGGACTCCCTGCTCGAGCAGTGGCACGGCAAGGTGCTCGGCACCATCCAGGATCTCGAGTCGATCTCGTTCCCCGCACTGCCCGACGTCGTGCCCCTCAGCGACGTGACGAGTGGCCGAGGCCTCGACCCCACCTTCGACCTGCTCGGCAATTTCGACCGCCTCATCCAGGACTGCTACCGCAACTGGCAGTACCACTTCGAGTTTCTCAACCTCGGCTACGTCGCGTACCTCGACTTCTTCGGCTTCTGCAAGGAGGTCTTCCCCGGCATCCCCGACCTCGCGGTCGCGAAGATGGTGCAGGGCGTCGACTCCGTGCTCTTCCGCCCGGATGACGAGCTCAAGAAGCTCGCCGTGCTCGCCGTCGACCTCGGGCTGACCGGGTCATTCGCTCCCGGATCGGATGCTGCCAGCGTGCTCGCGGCCGTGGCGAAGTCGCCACGGGGCGACGAGTGGATCGCCGCGTGGGAGGCCGCGCAGGACCCGTGGTTCAACTTCACCTCCGGCAACGGGTTCTACGCGAGCGACGAATACTGGAGGGACAATCTCGACCTGCCCATGGGTTACATCTGCGACTACACGGTGCGCGCGGCCACGGGAGAGGACCTGCACCGCCCGATCGGCAAGCTCGTCGCCGAGCGGGACCGCATCACCGGCGAGTACTCCGAGCTGCTCCCGCCGGAGGCGCGGGAGAGCTTCGAAGGCAAGCTCGGGCTGGCCCGCCAGGTTTACCCCTACGTCGAGGACCACAACTTCTACATCGAGCACTGGACGATGGGCGTCTTCTGGCGCAAGGCCCGCGAGCTCTCGCGCATGATGCACGACGCCGGATTCTGGAACCAGCCGAACGACATGTTCTACCTGACCCGCGAAGAGGTGCGCCAGGCGCTGTTCGACCTCAGCACGGGCTGGGGTGTCGGCGCGAAGGCCATCGGCCCGAGCTACTGGCCGCAGGAGATCGAGCGTCGCCGCGCGATCGTCGAGGCGCTCGAGAGCGAGCGGCCGCAGCCGGTGCTCAACACGCCACCCGCCATCATCACCGAGCCCTTCACGGTCATGCTCTACGGCATCACGACCGAGCAGGTCGCGCGCTGGCTCGGCACGGGTGACGACGACGGGGACGGGCTTCGCGGAATGGCGGCGTCCCCCGGCACCGTCGAGGGCCTCGCCCGCGTCATCACCGGAGCCGACCAGCTCGCCGACATCAAGCAGGGCGAGATCCTCGTTGCTCCCGTGACCGCTCCGAGCTGGGGCCCGATCTTCGGCAAAATCAGCGCGGTCGTCACGGACATCGGCGGCATGATGTCGCACGCGGCGATCGTCTGCCGTGAGTACGGCCTTCCGGCCGTCACCGGAACGGGATCGGCATCCACTCGCATCACCACGGGTATGCGGTTGCGGGTTGACGGGTCCAACGGCACCGTCACGATCCTCGACGGCGAATAG
- a CDS encoding PEP/pyruvate-binding domain-containing protein has translation MSNYTFAFDSTVEPLHDRLGGKCASLAKMTSAGSPVPPGFAVTTEAFDAVMGAGLRAHILEALAGLDMHDTADVTRRATAIRALIMEQPVPDAVRDATIEAYERLMALCGGDVPVAVRSSATAEDLPDASFAGQQDTYLWVTGLADVLLKIRECWASLYTDRAISYRAANNITDDGLSMAVGVQKMVNARTAGVAMTIDPSNGDRSKIVIDSSWGLGELVVSGEVTPDNFLIDKVMLSVVRRTVSDKAEELVPDPDRPGLIRRGVDAERRTQPSLSDDELASVALLAKTAERYYGCPQDIEWALDADLPAGSNILLLQSRPETVWSQRASSVSTLTPGFGIGSIARSLLGQVGAR, from the coding sequence ATGAGCAACTACACCTTCGCATTCGACTCCACCGTCGAGCCGCTGCACGACCGCCTCGGCGGCAAGTGCGCGAGTCTCGCCAAGATGACTTCGGCCGGCTCACCCGTGCCCCCCGGATTCGCGGTCACGACCGAGGCCTTCGACGCCGTGATGGGTGCGGGGCTCCGCGCCCACATCCTCGAGGCGCTCGCCGGCCTCGACATGCACGACACCGCCGACGTCACGCGGCGCGCGACCGCGATCCGCGCTCTCATCATGGAGCAGCCGGTTCCGGATGCGGTGCGCGACGCCACTATCGAGGCGTACGAAAGGCTGATGGCGCTGTGCGGCGGCGACGTTCCGGTCGCGGTGCGGTCGAGCGCGACCGCGGAGGACCTTCCCGACGCGAGTTTCGCGGGCCAGCAAGACACCTATCTCTGGGTCACGGGCCTCGCCGACGTGCTGCTGAAGATCCGCGAGTGCTGGGCGAGCCTCTACACTGATCGCGCTATCTCATACCGCGCCGCGAACAACATCACCGACGACGGGCTCTCGATGGCCGTCGGCGTGCAGAAAATGGTCAACGCGCGAACCGCCGGCGTCGCGATGACGATCGACCCCAGCAACGGCGACCGGTCAAAGATCGTCATCGACTCGAGCTGGGGCCTTGGCGAACTCGTCGTCTCGGGCGAGGTGACTCCCGACAACTTCCTCATCGACAAGGTCATGCTGAGCGTCGTGCGCCGCACGGTGTCCGACAAGGCGGAGGAGCTCGTGCCCGACCCTGATAGACCGGGCCTCATCCGCCGCGGGGTGGACGCCGAGCGCCGCACCCAGCCGAGCCTGAGCGACGACGAGCTCGCGAGCGTCGCGCTGCTCGCCAAGACAGCCGAGCGCTATTACGGATGCCCGCAGGACATCGAGTGGGCGCTCGACGCCGACCTGCCCGCTGGCTCCAACATCCTGCTGCTGCAGTCGCGGCCGGAGACGGTCTGGAGCCAGCGCGCGTCGAGCGTCTCGACTCTGACCCCCGGCTTCGGAATCGGCAGCATCGCCCGGTCCCTCCTCGGCCAGGTCGGCGCCCGCTGA
- a CDS encoding cytochrome P450: MSHTPVSTPTESPTGAAKCPVDHHGFEPFDLQDPFPAYKELRAEEPVMFDERIGYWVVTRYDDVKAVFAGWETFSSENAQAPIRPTGPPAKAVLDEGGFTAYSGLSARVPPEHTRIRKVATKAFTPRRYRVLEPMIRDNVNLAIDAMTTKMDAGTPADLVADLAWDLPTITILTLLGVPTEKIAQVKEWAMSRAAMTWGDLTDEQQVPHAHNLVKYWAFCQSLVTAAHESAGDDLVGDLVRLQAEGAEISDHEIASFCYSLLFAGHETTTTLISNTLRLLLEHPQQWAKLAGSPDAIPAAIDEVLRFSPSIVAWRRKALSDTVVGGVAIPAGSQLLLVMGSANRDADVFTDPELFDISRPDARNHLSFGFGIHYCIGNLLAKLQTRVALEEITRRLPGLRLVPGQDIEFGHNLSFRTPAAVLVDLEN; encoded by the coding sequence ATGTCCCACACACCAGTTTCCACGCCGACCGAGTCGCCCACGGGCGCAGCGAAGTGTCCTGTCGACCACCACGGCTTCGAGCCCTTCGATCTCCAGGATCCTTTCCCCGCCTACAAGGAGCTCCGCGCCGAGGAGCCGGTCATGTTCGATGAGCGCATCGGCTACTGGGTCGTCACGCGCTACGACGACGTGAAGGCAGTCTTCGCCGGCTGGGAGACCTTCTCATCGGAGAACGCCCAGGCGCCCATCCGTCCGACCGGCCCGCCCGCGAAGGCCGTTCTCGACGAAGGCGGATTCACCGCCTACTCCGGCCTCTCCGCACGTGTTCCCCCGGAGCACACTCGCATCCGCAAGGTCGCCACGAAGGCCTTCACCCCGCGCCGATACCGCGTCCTCGAGCCCATGATCCGCGACAACGTGAACCTCGCGATCGACGCGATGACGACGAAGATGGATGCCGGCACCCCGGCCGACCTCGTCGCCGACCTCGCCTGGGATCTCCCCACGATCACCATCCTCACCCTGCTCGGTGTGCCGACCGAGAAGATCGCGCAGGTCAAGGAATGGGCCATGAGCCGCGCCGCGATGACCTGGGGCGACCTGACTGACGAGCAGCAGGTGCCGCACGCGCACAACCTCGTCAAGTACTGGGCCTTCTGTCAGTCGCTCGTCACCGCGGCCCACGAGAGCGCCGGCGATGACCTCGTCGGAGACCTGGTGCGCCTGCAGGCGGAGGGCGCGGAGATCAGCGATCACGAGATCGCGTCGTTCTGTTACAGCCTGCTCTTCGCCGGCCACGAGACCACCACGACACTCATCTCGAACACCCTGCGGCTGCTGCTCGAGCATCCGCAGCAGTGGGCGAAGCTCGCCGGCAGCCCCGACGCGATTCCCGCCGCGATCGATGAGGTGCTCCGCTTCAGTCCGAGCATCGTCGCCTGGCGTCGAAAGGCCCTGAGCGACACGGTCGTCGGGGGTGTGGCCATCCCGGCAGGGTCCCAGCTGCTGCTCGTGATGGGCTCGGCCAACCGCGACGCCGACGTGTTCACCGACCCGGAGCTCTTCGACATCTCGAGGCCGGATGCCCGCAACCACCTGTCGTTCGGCTTCGGCATCCACTACTGCATCGGCAACCTGCTCGCCAAGCTGCAGACCCGCGTTGCGCTCGAGGAGATTACGCGCCGCCTGCCGGGGCTCCGCCTCGTTCCCGGTCAGGACATCGAGTTCGGCCACAACCTGTCGTTCCGCACACCGGCGGCCGTGCTCGTAGACCTGGAGAACTGA
- a CDS encoding IclR family transcriptional regulator, producing MTSAPIDPADTSSPSGSAPARAPASAPDRARGAVARAPGPVARALAVLAAFESTPGPLSVGRIVEETGLPVSTTYRLVHELQEWGVLDRTADGSYQVGMRIWELGQQAGRRLRDRAHPFMQDLFDTTHENVHLAVREGTEALYVDKLYGSRRVPLASRIGSRLPLHPTAVGRILLANQPSWFREAYLERELEHPTPKTQTGAATLAKELALVREQGHAVTIDEMRLGACSIAVPISHGGQVVAAVGIVLESHRASEVPWLLNQLKATGYQIERALDRRITIR from the coding sequence ATGACCAGCGCGCCGATCGACCCGGCCGACACCAGCTCGCCGTCCGGCAGCGCACCGGCGCGAGCCCCGGCATCCGCTCCGGACCGCGCCCGGGGCGCTGTCGCCCGCGCCCCGGGCCCTGTCGCCCGCGCCCTCGCGGTCCTTGCCGCGTTCGAGTCAACGCCGGGTCCGCTGAGCGTCGGCCGCATCGTTGAGGAGACCGGTCTCCCCGTGAGCACCACGTATCGCCTCGTACACGAGCTGCAGGAGTGGGGTGTGCTCGACCGCACCGCCGACGGCAGCTACCAGGTCGGCATGCGCATCTGGGAACTCGGCCAGCAGGCGGGGCGACGCTTGCGGGACCGCGCGCATCCGTTCATGCAGGACCTATTCGACACCACCCATGAGAACGTGCATCTCGCTGTGAGGGAAGGCACCGAGGCGCTCTATGTCGACAAGCTCTACGGCAGCCGCCGGGTGCCCCTCGCGTCGCGCATCGGAAGCCGCCTCCCCCTGCACCCCACGGCGGTCGGCCGCATCCTGCTTGCGAACCAGCCGAGCTGGTTCCGCGAGGCCTACCTCGAACGCGAGCTCGAGCATCCGACGCCGAAGACCCAGACCGGGGCCGCGACGCTCGCGAAGGAGCTTGCCCTCGTGCGTGAGCAGGGGCACGCAGTCACGATCGACGAGATGCGCCTTGGCGCGTGCTCGATCGCCGTTCCGATCTCGCACGGGGGCCAGGTCGTCGCCGCGGTCGGCATCGTGCTCGAGTCGCACCGCGCCAGCGAGGTGCCGTGGCTCCTGAACCAGCTCAAGGCGACCGGCTACCAGATCGAGCGCGCGCTCGACCGCCGCATCACGATCCGCTGA